A stretch of the Malus sylvestris chromosome 10, drMalSylv7.2, whole genome shotgun sequence genome encodes the following:
- the LOC126584554 gene encoding disease resistance protein RPV1-like, which translates to MDNWLKFVTLSIMVLVCGCLESYHFAVLVFLLFSIGLVFRQMSISVPDEASSSSSSTSLSSSSSISVPDEASSSSSSTSLSSSSSFSVPDEASSSSSSTSLSSSSFFSFSKGSLYDVFLNFRGKDTRKSFTSHLRKALTNAGVNVFFDEEEIKRGEELTNVLVRAIQGSKMSIVVFSSGYADSSWCLEELVHIIECRTTLGQMVYPIFYDIDPSDVKKQTGRVAQSLLKHTDKKKVARWRAALTLAANLAGWHLENRWDDAKLISMITSEVTKKLNNTYLDVAPYQVGIDSRMLDISEYLGVGDSNDVRVIGISGMGGIGKTTIAKAVYNEFYDKFEHKSFLEKVREKEVEKLQTQLLSDILQTTKTKVSNVAAGTALVGERFRRLKVLVIFDDVDDVKQLRELAGNRHSFGPGSRIIITTRNEHMLQEFAVDKIYPAKGMEQEEALELLSWYAFGSKCCPSEYLELARDVVDYCGGLPLALQVLGSTLFKRSIGEWKSTLDKLEKIPPGKVHEQLKISYDGLNDDYAREIFCDISCFFIGMDKNDVMQILDGCGFSAMAGIEVLHGRCLVTVNRKNKLMMHDLLRDMGREIVRAENPKYPEKRSRLWRPEDVKALLIDNSGTEEIEGLSLNLPSLDEEGSFSTEAFTNMKRLRLLQLKYIQLTGGYQCLSKRLKWLCWRGFPLKFIPKDLCQPNIVAIDMRYSCLRQVLCEESGLLDKLKILNLSHSHDLRRSPDFSKLPNLEKLILKGCKRLFNVHESIGDLKSLFLVNLEGCKMLKNLPNTFYKLESAKFLVLKGCSEFKNLSEDLGKMSSLTTLVADETAITEVPSSIARLGKLQSLSLRNMRSSLKLPPSLMGMHALRELDLSGGSLKEIPNDIRSLSSLVSLLLDRNSFRSLPSFSSLSRLQRLSLNGCEDLVEITDDLPPNLSLLSMNDCTSLERMPNLSGWPRVVALDGSSNLIEFQGLDRALNAGMILGMRAHNRITEFLFKDSTLQGWTGTGYIYLRANHIPTWFNNVNKKGDRVCFQVPHEIGYNLKALAVCFSCRPYQLNSPLTYSVSVVNHTKCTCIHAHVSDICPPARLEEYLWMGHFSNDDFKLEGGDSAHVIVQARDTETGFIRVEKTGVRLVSDKRINFSFSSIDYGSIRYDVAINKFYDDDHDHADHDNEDDHAVHDDDDDHAIHDYDDDHADHDDDDDKDDADDHLS; encoded by the exons ATGGATAACTGGCTGAAATTCGTGACGCTGTCAATCATGGTGCTGGTATGTGGTTGCTTAGAGTCCTACCACTTTGCTGTCCTAGTCTTCCTCCTTTTCTCTATCGGCCTTGTCTTTCGCCAAATGAGCATCTCGGTCCCCGATGAAGCctcctcttcatcatcctccacCTCCTTGTCCTCCTCGTCGTCCATCTCGGTCCCCGATGAAGCctcctcttcatcatcctccacCTCCTTGTCCTCCTCGTCATCCTTCTCGGTCCCCGATGAAGCctcctcttcatcatcctccacCTCCTTGTCCTCCTCGTCGTTCTTCTCCTTCTCGAAAGGTTCGCTCTACGATGTGTTCTTAAACTTCAGAGGCAAAGACACACGTAAAAGCTTCACAAGCCACCTCCGTAAAGCATTAACAAATGCCGGAGTCAACGTCTTTTTTGacgaagaagaaataaaaagaggAGAAGAATTAACTAACGTACTAGTGCGGGCAATCCAAGGTTCTAAGATGTCAATCGTCGTCTTCTCAAGCGGGTACGCGGACTCCAGCTGGTGCCTCGAGGAGCTGGTTCATATCATTGAGTGTAGAACAACGCTGGGACAAATGGTTTACCCGATATTCTATGACATTGATCCTTCGGATGTCAAGAAACAGACTGGTCGTGTTGCGCAATCGTTGCTGAAACATACAGATAAAAAGAAGGTAGCGAGGTGGAGAGCTGCTCTTACTCTTGCTGCAAATTTGGCTGGATGGCATCTCGAAAACAG GTGGGATGACGCAAAGTTGATCAGTATGATTACTAGTGAAGTCACTAAGAAGCTGAACAACACATACTTAGATGTAGCGCCCTACCAAGTTGGAATAGATTCTCGAATGCTAGATATCAGTGAATATTTAGGCGTCGGAGACTCAAATGATGTTCGTGTGATTGGAATTTCGGGCATGGGTGGAATAGGAAAAACAACGATTGCCAAAGCTGTTTATAACGAATTTTATGACAAGTTTGAGCATaaaagtttccttgaaaaagtGAGGGAAAAGGAAGTAGAAAAATTGCAAACCCAACTTCTTTCAGATATCTTACAAACGACCAAGACAAAGGTAAGCAATGTTGCTGCAGGGACCGCCTTGGTAGGGGAAAGATTTCGACGCTTAAAAGTACTTGTCATATTTGATGATGTAGACGATGTGAAGCAGCTGCGCGAATTAGCTGGAAATCGCCACTCTTTTGGCCCGGGGAGCAGAATTATCATCACAACAAGAAACGAACATATGCTACAAGAATTTGCAGTTGATAAGATATATCCGGCGAAAGGAATGGAACAAGAAGAAGCTCTTGAGCTCCTAAGTTGGTATGCTTTCGGAAGTAAGTGTTGTCCTAGTGAATATTTAGAGCTCGCAAGAGACGTTGTCGATTACTGTGGAGGATTGCCATTGGCTCTTCAAGTTTTAGGATCTACCCTGTTCAAAAGAAGCATAGGAGAGTGGAAAAGTACATTGGATAAACTGGAAAAAATTCCTCCTGGAAAAGTTCATGAACAGCTGAAAATAAGCTACGACGGGCTAAATGATGATTACGCGAGGGAGATATTCTGCGATATATCTTGTTTCTTTATTGGGATGGACAAGAATGATGTCATGCAGATCTTGGATGGTTGTGGCTTTTCTGCAATGGCAGGAATCGAGGTCCTCCATGGACGGTGCCTTGTAACTGTTAATAGAAAAAACAAGCTAATGATGCACGATTTGCTTCGGGACATGGGTAGAGAAATCGTGCGTGCAGAAAATCCCAAGTATCCTGAAAAACGGAGTAGGTTGTGGCGTCCTGAAGATGTAAAAGCTTTATTGATAGACAATTCT GGAACTGAAGAAATTGAAGGACTGTCTTTGAATTTGCCGAGTCTTGATGAGGAGGGTAGTTTCAGCACTGAGGCATTTACAAATATGAAGAGACTCAGATTGCTCCAACTCAAGTACATTCAGCTCACAGGAGGATATCAATGTCTTTCCAAAAGATTAAAATGGTTGTGCTGGCGTGGATTCCCTCTAAAGTTCATACCAAAAGACTTGTGTCAACCAAATATAGTTGCTATTGACATGAGATATAGCTGCCTCAGACAAGTTCTTTGTGAAGAATCCGGG TTGCTTGACAAGTTGAAGATTCTAAATCTCAGCCATTCCCATGACCTAAGACGATCACCGGACTTTTCAAAACTCCCAAATCTTGAGAAATTAATACTCAAAGGTTGTAAGAGATTGTTTAATGTTCACGAATCGATTGGAGATCTGAAGAGTctatttttagtaaatttggaAGGCTGCAAAATGCTTAAGAATCTCCCTAATACTTTTTATAAGTTGGAATCTGCTAAATTTCTTGTTCTTAAAGGTTGTTCCGAATTCAAAAACTTGTCTGAGGacttgggaaaaatgtcatccTTGACAACTCTTGTTGCAGATGAGACGGCCATAACAGAAGTACCATCTTCCATTGCACGACTGGGGAAGCTTCAGTCCTTATCTCTGCGTAACATGAGGTCGTCTTTGAAGTTACCTCCTTCGTTAATGGGCATGCACGCATTAAGAGAATTAGATCTTAGTGGCGGCAGTTTAAAGGAAATTCCTAACGATATCAGAAGTCTATCTTCTTTGGTATCATTGCTTCTGGACCGCAATAGTTTCCGTAGCCTTCCAAGCTTCAGTAGCCTCTCCAGGCTTCAAAGACTAAGCCTGAATGGTTGCGAAGACCTGGTTGAAATCACTGATGATTTACCACCAAATTTAAGTCTCCTGAGTATGAATGACTGCACTTCACTAGAAAGAATGCCAAATTTATCAGGATGGCCGAGAGTTGTGGCTCTAGATGGTTCCTCCAATCTCATTGAGTTTCAGGGCTTGGACAGGGCGTTAAACGCTGGTATGATACTTGGCATGCGAGCGCACAACAGAATCACTGAATTCCTATTCAAGGATAGCACACTacag GGATGGACTGGTACTGGATATATTTATCTTCGAGCAAATCATATTCCGACTTGGTTCAATAATGTCAACAAGAAGGGTGACCGAGTCTGTTTTCAAGTGCCTCATGAAATCGGTTATAATTTAAAAGCGTTGGCTGTGTGCTTCTCTTGTCGTCCTTATCAGTTGAACTCTCCTTTGACATATTCCGTTTCTGTTGTTAATCATACCAAGTGCACTTGCATTCATGCCCATGTATCCGATATCTGCCCGCCTGCTCGCTTGGAAGAATACCTTTGGATGGGACATTTCTCAAACGACGACTTCAAACTGGAAGGCGGCGACTCCGCCCATGTTATTGTACAAGCCCGAGACACTGAGACTGGGTTCATCAGGGTGGAGAAAACAGGGGTACGTTTAGTATCTGACAAACGTATTAACTTCAGCTTTTCGTCTATTGATTACGGTTCCATCCGTTATGATGTGgccatcaacaaattttatgaTGATGATCATGATCATGCCGATCATGACAATGAAGATGATCATGCTGTTcatgacgatgatgatgatcATGCCATTCATGATTATGATGATGATCATGCCGatcatgatgatgatgacgacaaGGACGACGCTGACGATCATTTATCATAG
- the LOC126587234 gene encoding disease resistance protein RPV1-like translates to MDNWRKLVTLSIMVLVCGCLESYHFAVLVFLLFSIGLVFRQMNISVPDEASSSSSSTSSSSSSSSISVPDETSSSSSSTSLSSSSSVSFSKGSLYDVFISFRGEDTRKVFTGHLYEALTKAGVNAFIDDEELKRGENITTALGRAIQGSKISLIVFSRRYADSSWCLEELVHIMECRTTLGQIVIPIFYKVDPSHVRKQTGSFAQSFLKHTDKKKVARWRAALTEAASLAGFVATWAGFVHDSGSEARFISEIASEVIRVLNKTYLDVAPYQVGIDSRVQDISKYVVVGDSNDVRVIGISGMGGIGKTTIAKAVYNKFYDKFERKSFLEKVREKAVEKLQKQLLSDILQTTKTKVNSVAAGTALVGERFRRLKVLVIFDDVDDVKQLRELAGNRHSFGPGSRIIITTRNEHMLQEFAVDKTYPAKGMEQEEALELLSWHAFESKRCPSEYLELARKVVDYCGGLPLALQVLGSTLFKRSIGVWKSTLDKLDKIPPEKIHEQLKISYDGLNDDYEREIFRDISCFFIGMDKTDVMQILDGCGFSATAGIEVLHERCLVTVNRKNKLMMHDLLRDMGREIVRAENPKYPEKRSRVWRPEDVKALLIDNSGTQEIEGLSLNLPSLDEETSFSTEAFTNMKRLRLLQLKYIQLIGGYQCLSKKLKWLCWRGFPLKFIPKDLCQPNIVAIDMRYSSLRQVLCEESGLLYKLKILNLSHSHDLTRSPDFSKLPNLEKLILKGCKRLSNVHESIGDLKSLALVNLEGCEMLKELPRTFYKLKSAKILVLKGCSRFKNLSEDLGKMSSLTTLVADETAITEVPSSIGLLEKLESLSLRNMRSSLKLPPSLMGMHALRELDLSGGNLKEIPNDISSLSSLVSLLLDRNGFHSLPSFSSLSRLQRLSLNGCEDLVEITDDLPPNLSLLSMNDCTALERMANLSGWPRVVALDGSSNLIEFQGLDRALNTGMILGMRAHNRISEFLFKDSTLQGWTGTGYIYLRANHIPTWFNNVNKKGDRVCFQLPHEIGYNLKALAVCFSCRPYELNSPLTYSISVINHTKCTCIHADVSDFYPPARLEEYLWMGHFSNKDFKLEGGDSVHVIVQARDTETGFIRVEKTGVRLVSDKRINFSFSSIDYGSIPYGEAINEFSINDDDDHADHEDDDVDDHADHNDGDDKDDADDHLS, encoded by the exons atggATAACTGGCGGAAATTAGTGACGCTGTCAATCATGGTGCTGGTATGTGGTTGCTTAGAGTCCTACCACTTTGCTGTCCtcgtcttcctcctcttctctaTCGGCCTTGTCTTTCGCCAAATGAACATCTCGGTCCCCGATGAAGCctcctcttcatcatcctccacctcctcctcctcctcctcctcgtccATCTCGGTCCCCGATGAAACctcctcttcatcatcctccacCTCCTTGTCCTCCTCGTCGTCTGTCTCCTTCTCGAAAGGTTCGCTCTACGATGTGTTCATAAGCTTCAGAGGCGAAGACACACGTAAAGTCTTCACAGGCCACCTCTATGAAGCATTAACAAAGGCCGGAGTCAACGCCTTTATTGACGACGAAGAACTAAAAAGAGGAGAAAATATAACTACCGCCCTAGGGCGGGCAATCCAAGGTTCTAAGATCTCTCTCATCGTCTTCTCAAGACGGTACGCGGACTCCAGCTGGTGCCTCGAGGAGCTGGTTCATATCATGGAGTGTAGAACAACGCTGGGGCAAATAGTTATACCGATATTTTATAAAGTTGATCCTTCGCATGTCAGGAAACAGACCGGTAGTTTTGCGCAATCGTTTCTAAAACATACAGATAAAAAGAAGGTAGCGAGGTGGCGAGCTGCTCTTACTGAAGCTGCAAGTTTGGCTGGTTTTGTTGCAACTTGGGCTGGTTTTGTTCACGATAGCGG GTCTGAAGCACGGTTTATCAGTGAGATTGCTAGTGAAGTCATTCGGGTGCTGAACAAAACATACTTAGACGTAGCACCTTACCAAGTCGGAATAGATTCTCGAGTGCAAGATATCAGTAAATATGTAGTCGTCGGAGATTCAAATGATGTTCGCGTAATTGGAATTTCGGGCATGGGTGGAATAGGAAAAACAACGATTGCTAAAGCTGTTTATAACAAATTTTATGACAAGTTTGAACGTaaaagtttccttgaaaaagtGAGGGAAAAGGCAGTagaaaaattgcaaaaacaaCTACTTTCAGATATCTTGCAAACGACCAAGACAAAGGTAAACAGTGTTGCTGCAGGGACCGCCTTGGTAGGGGAAAGATTTCGACGCTTAAAGGTACTCGTCATATTTGATGATGTAGACGATGTGAAGCAGCTACGGGAATTAGCTGGAAATCGCCACTCTTTTGGCCCGGGGAGCAGAATTATCATCACAACAAGAAACGAACATATGCTACAAGAATTTGCAGTTGATAAGACATATCCAGCGAAAGGAATGGAACAAGAAGAAGCTCTTGAGCTCCTAAGTTGGCATGCTTTCGAAAGTAAGCGTTGTCCTAGTGAATATCTTGAGCTGGCAAGAAAAGTTGTTGATTACTGTGGAGGACTGCCATTGGCTCTTCAAGTTTTAGGTTCTACCCTGTTCAAAAGAAGCATAGGAGTGTGGAAAAGTACATTGGATAAACTGGACAAAATTCCTCCTGAAAAAATTCATGAACAACTGAAAATAAGCTACGACGGACTAAATGATGATTACGAGAGGGAGATATTCCGTGATATATCTTGTTTCTTTATTGGGATGGACAAGACTGATGTCATGCAAATCTTGGATGGTTGTGGCTTTTCTGCAACGGCAGGAATCGAGGTCCTCCATGAACGGTGCCTTGTAACTGTTAATAGAAAAAACAAGCTAATGATGCATGATTTGCTTCGGGACATGGGCAGAGAAATCGTGCGTGCAGAAAATCCTAAGTATCCTGAAAAACGGAGTAGGGTGTGGCGTCCTGAAGATGTAAAAGCTTTATTGATAGACAATTCT GGAACTCAAGAAATTGAAGGACTATCTTTGAATTTGCCGAGTCTTGATGAAGAGACTAGTTTCAGCACCGAGGCATTTACAAATATGAAGAGACTCAGATTGCTCCAACTCAAGTACATTCAGCTCATAGGAGGATATCAATGCCtttccaaaaaattaaaatggttGTGCTGGCGTGGATTCCCTCTAAAGTTCATACCAAAAGACTTGTGTCAACCAAATATAGTTGCTATTGACATGAGATATAGCAGCCTCAGACAAGTTCTTTGTGAGGAATCCGGA TTGCTTTACAAGTTGAAGATTCTAAATCTCAGCCATTCCCATGACCTAACACGATCGCCGGACTTTTCAAAACTCCCAAATCTTGAGAAATTGATACTCAAAGGTTGTAAGAGATTGTCTAATGTTCACGAATCGATTGGAGATCTGAAGAGTCTTGCTTTGGTAAATTTGGAAGGCTGCGAAATGCTTAAGGAACTCCCCAGGACTTTTTATAAGTTGAAATCTGCTAAAATTCTTGTTCTTAAAGGTTGTTCAAGATTCAAAAACTTGTCTGAGGacttgggaaaaatgtcatccTTGACAACCCTTGTTGCAGATGAGACGGCCATAACAGAAGTACCATCTTCCATCGGACTACTGGAGAAGCTTGAGTCCTTATCTCTGCGTAACATGAGGTCGTCTTTGAAGTTACCACCTTCGTTAATGGGCATGCACGCATTAAGAGAATTAGATCTTAGTGGCGGCAATTTAAAGGAAATTCCTAACGATATCAGCAGTCTATCTTCTTTGGTATCATTACTTCTGGACCGCAATGGTTTCCATAGCCTTCCAAGCTTCAGTAGCCTCTCCAGGCTTCAAAGACTAAGCTTGAATGGTTGCGAAGACCTGGTTGAAATCACTGATGATTTACCACCAAATTTGAGTCTCTTGAGTATGAATGACTGCACAGCACTAGAAAGAATGGCAAATTTATCAGGATGGCCGAGAGTTGTGGCTCTGGATGGTTCCTCCAATCTCATTGAGTTTCAGGGCTTGGACAGGGCGTTAAACACGGGTATGATACTTGGCATGCGAGCGCACAATAGAATCTCTGAATTCCTATTCAAGGATAGCACACTacag GGATGGACTGGTACTGGATATATTTATCTTCGAGCAAATCATATTCCGACTTGGTTCAATAATGTCAACAAGAAGGGTGACCGAGTCTGTTTTCAATTGCCTCATGAAATCGGTTATAATTTAAAAGCGTTGGCTGTGTGCTTCTCTTGTCGTCCTTATGAGTTGAACTCTCCTTTGACATATTCCATTTCTGTTATCAATCATACCAAGTGCACTTGCATTCATGCCGATGTATCCGATTTCTACCCGCCTGCTCGCTTGGAAGAATACCTTTGGATGGGACATTTCTCAAACAAAGACTTCAAATTGGAGGGCGGCGACTCCGTCCATGTTATTGTACAAGCCCGAGACACTGAGACTGGGTTCATCAGGGTGGAGAAAACAGGGGTACGTCTGGTATCTGACAAACGTATTAACTTCAGCTTTTCGTCTATTGATTACGGTTCCATCCCTTATGGTGAGGCCATCAACGAATTTTCTatcaatgatgatgatgatcatgCCGATCATGAAGATGACGATGTTGATGATCATGCCGATCATAATGATGGTGACGACAAGGACGACGCTGACGATCATTTATCATAG
- the LOC126587236 gene encoding uncharacterized protein LOC126587236, translating to MEQIRHKYITVQGLKLHVTDIGTGSNVVVFLHGFPEIWYSWRHQMIAVADAGFRAIAPDYRGYGLSDPPPQSEKTSYRDLASDILGILDFLAIPKVFLIAKDFGVGVATLFSLLHAERVLGVVTMGAPIMPPGPRRIDKSLREGLYISRWQEPGRAEADFGRLDAKTVVRNVYILFSRSEIPIAAEDQEIMDLVDPSTPLPPWFSEQDLAAYGALYEKSGFRTALQVPYRAIRDEFAVSDPVVKAPALLIRGGKDYSNKFPGIEDYINSGKVKEFAPNSEIVFLPQGTHFVQEQLPDEVNQLILTFLRKHIWNTDALLEDGQR from the exons ATGGAGCAAATCCGGCACAAGTACATAACCGTACAAGGCCTCAAGCTCCACGTCACCGACATCGGAACGG GCTCCAATGTGGTCGTGTTCCTGCACGGTTTCCCGGAAATTTGGTACTCGTGGCGGCACCAGATGATTGCGGTAGCCGACGCCGGCTTCCGGGCCATCGCTCCCGACTACCGCGGATACGGACTATCCGACCCGCCTCCCCAATCCGAGAAGACCTCGTACCGTGACCTCGCCAGTGACATCCTTGGAATTCTTGATTTCCTTGCTATTCCCAAG GTTTTCCTAATTGCAAAAGATTTTGGAGTTGGGGTGGCGACATTATTTTCCCTTCTGCACGCGGAGAGGGTCTTAGGCGTTGTAACAATGGGAGCGCCAATCATGCCACCAGGCCCTCGTAGAATCGATAAATCTCTCCGAGAAGGTCTCTACATTTCAAGATGGCAG GAACCTGGACGGGCAGAGGCTGATTTTGGGCGCCTTGATGCGAAAACAGTTGTTCGTAATGTTTACATCCTGTTCTCCAGAAGCGAAATACCAATAGCTGCAGAAGACCAGGAGATTATGGACCTCGTGGATCCATCTACGCCTCTTCCCCCTTGGTTCAGTGAGCAAGATCTTGCAGCATATGGAGCTTTGTATGAGAAATCAGGTTTCCGAACTGCGCTGCAAGTTCCATACAG GGCAATTAGAGACGAGTTTGCTGTATCAGATCCAGTAGTTAAAGCTCCGGCACTTCTTATAAGGGGAGGCAAGGATTATTCGAACAAATTTCCAGGGATAGAGGATTACATAAACAGTGGAAAGGTCAAAGAGTTTGCCCCTAATTCAGAGATTGTATTTCTTCCCCAAGGAACGCATTTTGTTCAAGAACAGTTGCCTGACGAGGTCAATCAGCTGATCCTCACCTTCCTCCGAAAGCACATTTGGAACACTGATgctttgcttgaagatggccAGAGATGA